AACGGCACGTTCGAATTGACAGCACTCGTGCTGCCGGACGGGCAGGTGCGTATCGCGGCCGGGGACGAATGGGGGCTCCTCCTGTGGGACGGTGCGAGCGGACGGCTTCTGGCCGACGCGGTCGGGGACGACCAGATCTTCCGTGTCGCCGGAGGACTGACGGGCGGTGGGCGGGCTGAGTTGGTCGGCACAGGGGTCAACGGGCTGCACATGTGGGATCCGGTCACAGGCGCGTCCCTGGTCCCTCCGCTGCAACATGTGGGAGACGCGGTCGCCGTGACCCTGGCGAAGTTGCGCTGCGGCACCTCATTGATCGTGACGGGTGACTACGAAGGGGTACGGCGCTGGCAGGGCGACCTCTGCGAGTCGTCGTTCGGCGCGGAGATCAAGGCTCCTCACATCGACATGCTGATCACGGCATACGACCAGGACGGGCGACCGCTGATTGTCGGTGTGGTTGAGGAGGGCGAGGTCGTCTGCCGTTGGGACGCCGCGACGGGGAAGGAGGTGGGGCCGCCGATTCCGGCTGGGGGGGAGTTCGTGAGGATCGCGACGGCAACCGTTGGGGGTCGGATGCGGCTGTTCACGGCAGACCAGGACGTGGTACGCCAATGGGATCTGCTGTCCGGCGAGTCGTTCAAGCAAACGTTCGTCGGATCTTATGTCTCCGCGGTGTCTCTGCCGGACGGAAGCGCTCTCCTCGCCGCCGGGACGAAGGGCGGGAAGCTGACCACCCACCACCTGGTCTGAGCCCGAGGGAGCCAAGGCGCCGGGTGGCAGGTCGAGGCCGTCGGAATTTGCTTCGCCCCGTCCGACTGGCAACGCCGCCACCAGGCACGATCACGGACCACGGATGCCTTTACCAAGTGGGCTGATGTGTGCTGCCGCGTCGTCAGCCGGACGGGACCGTGACGGCCCGGGCGTTCCATCCGGAGACGCGTACGCGTGGGGTCTGGTCAGGATCGACGGTCCGATGGGAGGCCACCAGAGTCGCCGACTCGCCCGGCCACAGGCTGACGTGGTTGTCGTTCCAGTGGACGGGCAACGTGGGAGTCCTGCCGTCCGCGGAGACCAGGTCGACGTCGGTGAGCAGAACGGGAGCCTTCGTGGTGCCCGGGTGGCGGAGGGTCACGGTCGTCGTCGACGTGCCGGCCCTGGTCCCCTTCGTCGTGGCGGTCACGTCCAAGGCGACCTGCTGCATCGAGGTCAGTCCCGTGAGGTCGGCGTAGGAGGTGGTGGGGGTGTAGTACCAGTCGGTCTTCGCGTAGTCGAGGACGTCGTTGCGGGTGGAGAGCCAGTAGACGTTGCGGCTCAGTTCCCGGCCGGTGGTGTCGGTGAGCAGCAGCCGGGCCAGGTACGTCCTGCCCAGGCCGGGGACCTTGGCGGGGAGGGTCAGCGAGGTGGTGGTCACACCGCGGGCTTCGACGTCGACGCCGGTCACCGTGCGGTCGTACTTCTTGGTCCCGTCGGTGTTGAACAGTGTGACCCGGGCGTTCAGCCCCGAGGCGCCGGCTGATCGGTTGTTGACGATGCTCACCGTGCGGTTGTCGTAGCCGTACTGGATGTGGAGCGGTTCGTTGGCCTTCTTCGCGCCGAAGTAGGACCCGTTCTGGTCGAGATAGCGGTCGATGAGCTGCCAGTGGAGAGAGGTCCAGCCACTGTTGAGCATCCAGTAGATGACGCCGGTCGCGGGGGCGGTGGTGTCCTTGGCGTTGCGGGAGTACGCCTCGAACTGCGCCCGGACGCTCTCGTACTGGGCGAGCTGGGCCTTGCGCACGTAGTCGCCGAGTTCGGTCGGGGGTCCGTAGCGGCCGGCGAGCGCGGCGTTGTACAGCTTGAGCGTCGAGAAGGTGGCTGAGGGAGAGCGGTGGTACTGGGGAGCGGAGGGCTTCTTCCAGAGGGTCTCCAGCTCGGCCGGGGTCATCATCCGTCGCAGCGTGTCGAGCGTGGGGATGCTCGGGCCGGCACTGGTCTCGGAGTTGAAGCCGGTGGCTCCTCCCTCACGCTTGTCGTACCAGTAGCCGGGCGGCACCCAGTCGTAGGGACCGGTCATCCGCATCCCGGAGCGACCGATGACGGGTGTCGACTTCCCGGAGGCGGAGGGGATCACGGGCACCTTCCAGTCGGCGGCCCGCAGTGCCTGGAGGTATCCCGACTCGATCTTGGCGTTGGGCGCCGCGTCGCTGCCGATCAGGAACGAGATCACACTGGGGTGGTTGCGCAGCCGGGCCGCCTCGGCGGCCATCGACGCCCGGGCGACCGCATGGTCGGCGGCGTGCCACTTCTCCCCGGACTCCGCGGGGTTGACCTCCCCTTCCCACTTGTTGCAGCACTCCCAGCCGGCGATCGTGAGGATCCCGTACCGGTCGGCGAGGTCGAAGAACTCGTCGGGCTCGAGGTGGCCTTCCAGGCGCAGCGTGTTCAGGCCCAGGTCGCGGACGTACTGCATGCGGTGCTCGGCGTAGGCGGGATCCCACCTCAGGAACTCGTCGGGTGACCAGCCCGCGCCCTTGATCAGCAGTGGGCGGCCGTTGATCCGGTACTGGCGCGCGCCGTCGGCGTTGATCGGTGCTTGCACGTCGCGGATACCGAAGGTGGAGTGGGCGGTGTCGGAGGTTTCCCCGTCGACCGTCACGGCCAGGTCGAGGTCGTACAGGGGCTGCCCGCCCATCCCGGCGGGCCACCATACGCGGGGCGACCGCACATGGAGTTCGGGGTGGTCGGCCGGGGAGTACACCACGGTGCGGCTCTCCCCGGGCGCCAGCGTCACCCGTCGGCTGAGGGCAGCGGGCCCGGCCGTGCCGGAGAGGACCGCCGTGACGGTGTCGGGTGAGTCGTTGCGCAGGCGGGCCTTGACGGTCAGGTCCGCGGAGGCCAGCGACGGGACAGCCAGGTCGGTGACGACATGCGCGTCACGGAGGACCACCGGGCCGCTGCGGCGGACGACGACGTCGCGGAGGATGCCCATGTTCCTGTCAGGTGGGGGCTGCAGCCAGTCGAGCCAGCCGACGGTGAGGTGCTTGCGCGGGTCGTTGGGCTGGACCCGGAAGGCGACCGTGTTGGCACCCGGTCTGACCAGACCGGTGATGTCCAGCTCGTGTCGGGTGTAGGTGCCCGCGACGTCCTTCGCCGTCGAGACCTGACGGCCGTTGACGTAGACGTCGGCGGCGGAGGTCACCCCGCTGAAGTCGAGATAGGTACGACGTGACCGGCTGTCGTCGACCGAGAAGTCGGACCGGTACCACCACGGGACCGTGAAGTCGGCGGCAGGGATCAGCTTCTGGTTGGTGGAGTGGAAGGGGTCGGGGTAAAGGCCGGCCGCCAGCAGGGCTGCGAGGACGGTGGAGCGAGGGCCGGCCTGGTACCAGCCCTTCGCCGGATAGCCGGGGCTGGACACCTCGGCCGCCGGGTCCTTCACCCGAGCACTTGACTGGATCTTGAACCCGGCCAGTGCCCTGCCGGAGTCATGGCCGTCGGTGACCGCGGCGGCGGCCGACGTACCGAGCGCCGCCCGGCCGGCGGAGCCGACCGGGGGAAGGGCGGGGGCCAGGAAGACGAACAGGCCGAGGAGGGCGGTGACGAGGAACCGGCCGGGTACCCGGGCCCGGCGGTGTGACGGGCCACCGGCCGGGATGGACGGGAACGGGTAACCAGGGTGGCGTAGCGACACCCTGCTCAGCTGTTGAGACATGCCCTTCAGCATGGTGCCGGAGCTCTGACAGCCGACGCTCCCCATGCCGCGCGTCGCCCGATCGCAGCAACCGTGGAGCGCGCGGAGGAGTGATGGCGAGGTCCTCGGGTGTCGCGCGCGGCCCGGCCGAAGGGAGTGTTGTACGGGCGCCGGGGCCGCTCTCGGGGCCTGGCTTGTGCCCTGGGGCGGGAGTGTGGGGCGGCCCGGTGGGCCACGGTCGCTGTCAGTCGATGTGGACGGGCACCGGTGACCACGTCGCAGGCAGTTGCTCAGCCGGATCCCCGGTCACCAGCACCGGGTAGCGGAACCGCCACCACCGCGCTTGCTCTGCCGTGGGGCGCCGGCTCTCCTGGAACGGCTTGATCGGTGCCGTGGCCACGCGGAACCGCTCGTCCAGTGCGTCAAGCTCGGGCTGACGGTGCCTGCGAACCCGTTCGGTCAGGACAGCCCTCGGGGTTCAGGACACGGCGCACCCCGCAGGCACAACACAGGCGCCGCCGCACCGTGTCTGCCGCTGCCCTCCGGCGCCCGTGAGGAGGTGCCGGAGGGACCTGTCGGCCGCGGCCGTGGGCAGGACGGGGCTAGAAGACGCCCTTGTAGGCGCTCCATCCCGTGGCGATCTTCGTACGGCCGCCGAAGGAGCCCCTGCCGTTGCCGGTGTTGCGCCAGAGGTTGCCGGAGGTGTCGCGGGAGACGAGGTCGGCCTTGCCGTCGCCGCTGATGTCACCGACCCCGACGACGACGTTGTAGGAGGAGCCCCAGTCGTCGAAGACCTTGACCCGGGACTTGAACGTGCCCGACGCGGTCCCGTCGTACCGCCACAGCTCGTTCGACCTGTCCTGGGCCAGCAGGTCACCGCGGCCGTCACCGTTGAGGTCACCGACGCCGATGACCTTTTTGTAGCCGGACCAATTGGTGTACAGCTTCACCCGCGACGACAGCGTTCCGGCGCTGGTCGCCTTGTACAGGTACACCGCGCCCGTCGACGAGTTCCGCGCGATCAGGTCCGCCCGCCCGTCGGCGGTGATGTCACCCGGTGAGGTGA
This region of Streptomyces chromofuscus genomic DNA includes:
- a CDS encoding glycoside hydrolase family 2 protein, with translation MSQQLSRVSLRHPGYPFPSIPAGGPSHRRARVPGRFLVTALLGLFVFLAPALPPVGSAGRAALGTSAAAAVTDGHDSGRALAGFKIQSSARVKDPAAEVSSPGYPAKGWYQAGPRSTVLAALLAAGLYPDPFHSTNQKLIPAADFTVPWWYRSDFSVDDSRSRRTYLDFSGVTSAADVYVNGRQVSTAKDVAGTYTRHELDITGLVRPGANTVAFRVQPNDPRKHLTVGWLDWLQPPPDRNMGILRDVVVRRSGPVVLRDAHVVTDLAVPSLASADLTVKARLRNDSPDTVTAVLSGTAGPAALSRRVTLAPGESRTVVYSPADHPELHVRSPRVWWPAGMGGQPLYDLDLAVTVDGETSDTAHSTFGIRDVQAPINADGARQYRINGRPLLIKGAGWSPDEFLRWDPAYAEHRMQYVRDLGLNTLRLEGHLEPDEFFDLADRYGILTIAGWECCNKWEGEVNPAESGEKWHAADHAVARASMAAEAARLRNHPSVISFLIGSDAAPNAKIESGYLQALRAADWKVPVIPSASGKSTPVIGRSGMRMTGPYDWVPPGYWYDKREGGATGFNSETSAGPSIPTLDTLRRMMTPAELETLWKKPSAPQYHRSPSATFSTLKLYNAALAGRYGPPTELGDYVRKAQLAQYESVRAQFEAYSRNAKDTTAPATGVIYWMLNSGWTSLHWQLIDRYLDQNGSYFGAKKANEPLHIQYGYDNRTVSIVNNRSAGASGLNARVTLFNTDGTKKYDRTVTGVDVEARGVTTTSLTLPAKVPGLGRTYLARLLLTDTTGRELSRNVYWLSTRNDVLDYAKTDWYYTPTTSYADLTGLTSMQQVALDVTATTKGTRAGTSTTTVTLRHPGTTKAPVLLTDVDLVSADGRTPTLPVHWNDNHVSLWPGESATLVASHRTVDPDQTPRVRVSGWNARAVTVPSG
- a CDS encoding WD40 repeat domain-containing protein, translated to MGNFQVPQNASNGTFELTALVLPDGQVRIAAGDEWGLLLWDGASGRLLADAVGDDQIFRVAGGLTGGGRAELVGTGVNGLHMWDPVTGASLVPPLQHVGDAVAVTLAKLRCGTSLIVTGDYEGVRRWQGDLCESSFGAEIKAPHIDMLITAYDQDGRPLIVGVVEEGEVVCRWDAATGKEVGPPIPAGGEFVRIATATVGGRMRLFTADQDVVRQWDLLSGESFKQTFVGSYVSAVSLPDGSALLAAGTKGGKLTTHHLV